In a single window of the Dreissena polymorpha isolate Duluth1 chromosome 3, UMN_Dpol_1.0, whole genome shotgun sequence genome:
- the LOC127871960 gene encoding uncharacterized protein LOC127871960 — protein MQNKRTGSRRKNSGRDPEKDFRHENKTEKERKTTAPINETNWRGPAITLEQWEEKMIEVIGEESIVGFGGVDTFAVQRTQQPMIAEQHGQSCSTMCVEPTVALEPQVVGGVATPNQKTKMSPSTKNKRRKTSEDGNISRNKLLNYVNLFKFRSHVVFLLVL, from the exons ATGCAGAATAAACGCACTGGGAGCAGAAGAAAGAACAGTGGAAGAGATCCGGAAAAAGATTTCCGACACGAAAACAAAActgagaaagaaagaaagacaacgGCGCCTATCAATGAAACAAACTGGAGGGGGCCAGCAATCACACTGGAGCAGTGGGAGGAGAAA ATGATAGAGGTTATTGGCGAAGAGTCGATTGTGGGGTTCGGTGGTGTGGACACGTTTGCTGTGCAAC GAACACAACAGCCGATGATTGCAGAGCAACATGGTCAATCATGCAGTACGATGTGTGTGGAGCCCACTGTAGCTTTAGAACCCCAGGTGGTAGGAGGAGTCGCAACTccaaaccaaaaaacaaaaat GAGTCCAAGCACGAAAAACAAAAGGCGGAAGACAAGTGAAGATGGtaatatttcaagaaataaactgttgaattatgttaatttatttaaatttcgcAGTCATGTTGTTTTTCTATTGGTATTGTAA
- the LOC127871959 gene encoding putative nuclease HARBI1 isoform X4: MTHGVSRSSVCKSIWQVLKALDRRLNTVVFPTSERELVQVKQKFFGIAGIPNVIGAVDCTHIAMLAPREREDIYVCRKGYHSINVQAVVDANMRFTNIVAKWPGSTHDSVIFDNCSLKDWLVDGSKGWLLGDSGYGLKPYLLTPKLNPMSRAEIAFNLAQSLSRMVVERAFGLLKSRFRCLHKTGGYLQFSPQKIALVVTVCAKLHNLCLSDGFLDIDDIDVLDDDDNVQLPLENPDLNVLRARALLIERFH, translated from the exons ATGACTCACGGTGTCTCAAGAAGTTCAGTTTGTAAGAGTATTTGGCAG GTGCTAAAAGCTTTAGACCGCCGCTTGAATACTGTGGTATTCCCTACATCGGAGAGAGAACTGGTCCAAGTGAAACAAAAATTTTTTGGTATAGCCGGAATTCCAAATGTGATTGGAGCAGTGGATTGCACACACATCGCCATGTTAGCCCCAAGGGAGAGAGAAGACATATATGTGTGTCGGAAAGGATACCATTCCATTAATGTACAAGCTGTTGTAGATGCAAACATGAG ATTCACTAACATTGTGGCAAAGTGGCCGGGATCCACACATGACAGTGTAATCTTTGACAACTGTAGCTTGAAGGACTGGCTGGTGGATGGAAGCAAAGGATGGCTACTAGGAGACTCCGGCTATGGACTGAAACCATATCTTCTTACTCCAAAG CTGAATCCAATGAGCAGAGCTGAGATCGCGTTCAACTTGGCCCAAAGTCTTTCGAGGATGGTAGTAGAGAGGGCGTTTGGACTGTTGAAGTCACGTTTTAG GTGTCTTCACAAAACTGGAGGCTATCTACAATTTTCGCCTCAGAAGATAGCTCTGGTTGTGACTGTATGTGCCAAGCTGCACAATCTGTGTCTGAGTGATGGTTTCCTTGACATTGATGACATTGACGTAttagatgatgatgacaatgtaCAACTGCCACTGGAAAACCCTGACCTGAATGTGTTGCGTGCACGGGCCTTACTGATTGAGAGATTTCACTAA
- the LOC127871959 gene encoding putative nuclease HARBI1 isoform X3 yields MELLQYGLILCTAIELLLITLQFLAKSEFYSEGGMTHGVSRSSVCKSIWQVLKALDRRLNTVVFPTSERELVQVKQKFFGIAGIPNVIGAVDCTHIAMLAPREREDIYVCRKGYHSINVQAVVDANMRFTNIVAKWPGSTHDSVIFDNCSLKDWLVDGSKGWLLGDSGYGLKPYLLTPKLNPMSRAEIAFNLAQSLSRMVVERAFGLLKSRFRCLHKTGGYLQFSPQKIALVVTVCAKLHNLCLSDGFLDIDDIDVLDDDDNVQLPLENPDLNVLRARALLIERFH; encoded by the exons ATGGAATTACTGCAGTATGGTTTGATTCTGTGTACAGCAATTGAATTG TTGCTGATAACACTTCAATTTCTAGCCAAATCTGAGTTCTACAGTGAAGGTGGCATGACTCACGGTGTCTCAAGAAGTTCAGTTTGTAAGAGTATTTGGCAG GTGCTAAAAGCTTTAGACCGCCGCTTGAATACTGTGGTATTCCCTACATCGGAGAGAGAACTGGTCCAAGTGAAACAAAAATTTTTTGGTATAGCCGGAATTCCAAATGTGATTGGAGCAGTGGATTGCACACACATCGCCATGTTAGCCCCAAGGGAGAGAGAAGACATATATGTGTGTCGGAAAGGATACCATTCCATTAATGTACAAGCTGTTGTAGATGCAAACATGAG ATTCACTAACATTGTGGCAAAGTGGCCGGGATCCACACATGACAGTGTAATCTTTGACAACTGTAGCTTGAAGGACTGGCTGGTGGATGGAAGCAAAGGATGGCTACTAGGAGACTCCGGCTATGGACTGAAACCATATCTTCTTACTCCAAAG CTGAATCCAATGAGCAGAGCTGAGATCGCGTTCAACTTGGCCCAAAGTCTTTCGAGGATGGTAGTAGAGAGGGCGTTTGGACTGTTGAAGTCACGTTTTAG GTGTCTTCACAAAACTGGAGGCTATCTACAATTTTCGCCTCAGAAGATAGCTCTGGTTGTGACTGTATGTGCCAAGCTGCACAATCTGTGTCTGAGTGATGGTTTCCTTGACATTGATGACATTGACGTAttagatgatgatgacaatgtaCAACTGCCACTGGAAAACCCTGACCTGAATGTGTTGCGTGCACGGGCCTTACTGATTGAGAGATTTCACTAA
- the LOC127871959 gene encoding putative nuclease HARBI1 isoform X2, producing the protein MAALFPRRNARRRNPRIFRDRPNYLNVLTEQEIQRKYRLSKTQIYTVHELIKDDISPQCNRSHPLSSMTKLLITLQFLAKSEFYSEGGMTHGVSRSSVCKSIWQVLKALDRRLNTVVFPTSERELVQVKQKFFGIAGIPNVIGAVDCTHIAMLAPREREDIYVCRKGYHSINVQAVVDANMSLKDWLVDGSKGWLLGDSGYGLKPYLLTPKLNPMSRAEIAFNLAQSLSRMVVERAFGLLKSRFRCLHKTGGYLQFSPQKIALVVTVCAKLHNLCLSDGFLDIDDIDVLDDDDNVQLPLENPDLNVLRARALLIERFH; encoded by the exons ATGGCCGCGTTATTTCCTAGAAGGAACGCTCGAAGGAGAAATCCAAGGATTTTTAGAGATCGACCAAACTATCTAAATGTTCTGACAGAGCAAGAAATACAGCGAAAGTATAGACTGTCAAAAACACAAATCTACACAGTCCATGAATTAATTAAGGACGACATATCGCCGCAATGTAACAGAAGTCACCCATTGTCGTCAATGACGAAG TTGCTGATAACACTTCAATTTCTAGCCAAATCTGAGTTCTACAGTGAAGGTGGCATGACTCACGGTGTCTCAAGAAGTTCAGTTTGTAAGAGTATTTGGCAG GTGCTAAAAGCTTTAGACCGCCGCTTGAATACTGTGGTATTCCCTACATCGGAGAGAGAACTGGTCCAAGTGAAACAAAAATTTTTTGGTATAGCCGGAATTCCAAATGTGATTGGAGCAGTGGATTGCACACACATCGCCATGTTAGCCCCAAGGGAGAGAGAAGACATATATGTGTGTCGGAAAGGATACCATTCCATTAATGTACAAGCTGTTGTAGATGCAAACATGAG CTTGAAGGACTGGCTGGTGGATGGAAGCAAAGGATGGCTACTAGGAGACTCCGGCTATGGACTGAAACCATATCTTCTTACTCCAAAG CTGAATCCAATGAGCAGAGCTGAGATCGCGTTCAACTTGGCCCAAAGTCTTTCGAGGATGGTAGTAGAGAGGGCGTTTGGACTGTTGAAGTCACGTTTTAG GTGTCTTCACAAAACTGGAGGCTATCTACAATTTTCGCCTCAGAAGATAGCTCTGGTTGTGACTGTATGTGCCAAGCTGCACAATCTGTGTCTGAGTGATGGTTTCCTTGACATTGATGACATTGACGTAttagatgatgatgacaatgtaCAACTGCCACTGGAAAACCCTGACCTGAATGTGTTGCGTGCACGGGCCTTACTGATTGAGAGATTTCACTAA
- the LOC127874523 gene encoding neuropeptide FF receptor 2-like, translated as MNKTNLLLSLMNNTTMSLQSNTNANVLTCVSQAICDSLLKKTMDVHIYPIICAFLYVILGFVGNSTVIYIYLTKWKKNKTRVFILCLGILDWLNCTFSVPLEIAILMKQLSFDHHILCKVSRGLTYAINNTGALVLVSIAVERFLVVHYPLKSRQLTPRFAKTLCLISFVVASAVVWPAFVFYGTHTLIIPISLPKGNVNIIGKTCLIADEHEIRKGLILIFTTILFGLLILIFIILSTLYIAIGRTIYIATCTEVGEDAASSGRMMRKSILSAITGVTKKKDIAQLKQISSNNKHFGSKIQSKDIEYIMYAHTETNTTSSGNRKPIFDYVPEEFENMSTKSASLPEIYSMTINNTVRNYRPSSMKPTSPRSLISRPLERKSFSTVKTRATRNNTIMMRMVTIAFMLSYAPFLVILIIRYTHDSYSFKYYQSLGFSEKVAYRVFLNSYFINSMINPYIYGFINVQFRKHVKNLFRNIFCSECICKRNACRTAESASIV; from the coding sequence ATGAATAAAACGAATTTATTGTTGTCCTTAATGAACAACACGACTATGTCTTTGCAAAGCAATACCAATGCAAATGTGTTGACGTGCGTTTCGCAAGCCATATGCGATAGTTTGCTTAAAAAGACCATGGACGTTCACATCTACCCGATCATATGTGCGTTCCTGTACGTCATTTTAGGATTTGTTGGGAATTCAACAGTAATATACATCTACTTAACCAAGTGGAAAAAGAACAAGACGCGTGTATTTATTCTTTGCTTAGGAATACTCGATTGGTTGAACTGTACATTTTCCGTTCCCTTAGAAATTGCTATATTGATGAAACAATTGTCCTTTGACCATCATATCCTTTGCAAGGTCAGTCGCGGTCTTACGTATGCTATTAACAACACGGGAGCACTTGTTCTAGTGTCAATTGCAGTTGAACGTTTTCTGGTTGTCCATTACCCATTGAAGAGTCGACAGTTAACACCGCGATTTGCCAAGACATTGTGTCTGATTTCATTTGTAGTGGCTTCGGCCGTCGTTTGGCCTGCATTTGTCTTTTACGGCACACATACCTTGATCATACCTATAAGTTTGCCAAAGGGCAACGTGAACATTATAGGAAAAACATGTCTCATAGCGGATGAACACGAAATTAGAAAAGGCTTAATTTTGATTTTTACGACAATTTTGTTTGGTCTTCTGATTCTGATTTTCATTATTCTTTCCACACTTTACATCGCAATCGGACGAACAATATACATAGCAACATGTACTGAAGTCGGCGAAGACGCAGCAAGTTCAGGCAGAATGATGAGAAAGAGCATACTATCTGCTATTACCGGTGTAACAAAGAAAAAAGATATCGCTCAATTGAAGCAAATTTCGTCTAATAACAAACACTTTGGATCTAAAATACAAAGCAAGGACATTGAATATATCATGTATGCACATACAGAGACGAATACAACTTCTTCTGGTAACAGAAAACCCATATTCGATTACGTTCCAGAAGAATTTGAGAACATGTCTACCAAAAGTGCCTCTCTACCGGAAATTTATTCAATGACAATAAACAATACTGTAAGAAACTATCGCCCAAGTTCAATGAAACCTACTAGCCCTAGATCACTAATCAGTAGACCATTAGAGCGAAAATCCTTTTCGACTGTAAAAACAAGGGCAACACGGAATAACACTATCATGATGAGAATGGTAACGATTGCATTCATGCTGTCATACGCACCGTTCTTGGTCATTTTGATTATTCGCTACACACACGATTCTTACTCATTCAAATATTACCAATCTCTCGGATTCTCTGAAAAAGTGGCTTATAGAGTTTTCCTGAATTCCTATTTCATTAACAGTATGATTAACCCATATATTTATGGTTTCATTAATGTGCAGTTTCGGAAACATGTTAAGAATCTTTTCCGAAATATATTCTGTAGTGAGTGTATATGTAAACGAAATGCATGTCGTACTGCTGAATCAGCAtcaattgtttaa
- the LOC127871959 gene encoding putative nuclease HARBI1 isoform X1: protein MAALFPRRNARRRNPRIFRDRPNYLNVLTEQEIQRKYRLSKTQIYTVHELIKDDISPQCNRSHPLSSMTKLLITLQFLAKSEFYSEGGMTHGVSRSSVCKSIWQVLKALDRRLNTVVFPTSERELVQVKQKFFGIAGIPNVIGAVDCTHIAMLAPREREDIYVCRKGYHSINVQAVVDANMRFTNIVAKWPGSTHDSVIFDNCSLKDWLVDGSKGWLLGDSGYGLKPYLLTPKLNPMSRAEIAFNLAQSLSRMVVERAFGLLKSRFRCLHKTGGYLQFSPQKIALVVTVCAKLHNLCLSDGFLDIDDIDVLDDDDNVQLPLENPDLNVLRARALLIERFH from the exons ATGGCCGCGTTATTTCCTAGAAGGAACGCTCGAAGGAGAAATCCAAGGATTTTTAGAGATCGACCAAACTATCTAAATGTTCTGACAGAGCAAGAAATACAGCGAAAGTATAGACTGTCAAAAACACAAATCTACACAGTCCATGAATTAATTAAGGACGACATATCGCCGCAATGTAACAGAAGTCACCCATTGTCGTCAATGACGAAG TTGCTGATAACACTTCAATTTCTAGCCAAATCTGAGTTCTACAGTGAAGGTGGCATGACTCACGGTGTCTCAAGAAGTTCAGTTTGTAAGAGTATTTGGCAG GTGCTAAAAGCTTTAGACCGCCGCTTGAATACTGTGGTATTCCCTACATCGGAGAGAGAACTGGTCCAAGTGAAACAAAAATTTTTTGGTATAGCCGGAATTCCAAATGTGATTGGAGCAGTGGATTGCACACACATCGCCATGTTAGCCCCAAGGGAGAGAGAAGACATATATGTGTGTCGGAAAGGATACCATTCCATTAATGTACAAGCTGTTGTAGATGCAAACATGAG ATTCACTAACATTGTGGCAAAGTGGCCGGGATCCACACATGACAGTGTAATCTTTGACAACTGTAGCTTGAAGGACTGGCTGGTGGATGGAAGCAAAGGATGGCTACTAGGAGACTCCGGCTATGGACTGAAACCATATCTTCTTACTCCAAAG CTGAATCCAATGAGCAGAGCTGAGATCGCGTTCAACTTGGCCCAAAGTCTTTCGAGGATGGTAGTAGAGAGGGCGTTTGGACTGTTGAAGTCACGTTTTAG GTGTCTTCACAAAACTGGAGGCTATCTACAATTTTCGCCTCAGAAGATAGCTCTGGTTGTGACTGTATGTGCCAAGCTGCACAATCTGTGTCTGAGTGATGGTTTCCTTGACATTGATGACATTGACGTAttagatgatgatgacaatgtaCAACTGCCACTGGAAAACCCTGACCTGAATGTGTTGCGTGCACGGGCCTTACTGATTGAGAGATTTCACTAA